From a single Ruegeria sp. HKCCD4315 genomic region:
- a CDS encoding dynamin family protein codes for MIEFPGTEQEVHQLERFLTATEKLSSDETLEDMRARALAHAERLSNAVNIGFAGEFGAGKSSLANMLAGADILPTGPQHLKLPLVIVAYAETPETTVGWWNKEPKTYSGIALEKAAADEPDFISVGINTPALKEISLFDLPGSGALDDTYKNTLDLLKFVDCAIWCTNGTNAWRETERHLWSKVPPELRSNSLLAVTHADLPPVQGSLDRVLARLNKEKEGMFREVVPIGTPVAVKAMAQEPEPDFALWETCGGQNLAEQVLDVASNRRRSDLEAARKDLQDEFLPYLQELQGPEPEPALSDNATMQSALGSALPPLNNPILEDWLAAIASIYEDLRESSDIDPAAFLQSCQEIVEDFAERLEQGGEIDPDADWIPAEFEKATDLLLLLQFESGDAPLKDAISILAQLGDNLAWAGSTVAAAQSKTGT; via the coding sequence ATGATTGAATTTCCCGGAACCGAACAGGAAGTGCACCAGCTGGAGCGCTTTCTGACCGCGACTGAAAAACTGTCGTCGGACGAGACTTTGGAGGATATGCGCGCAAGGGCTCTGGCCCACGCTGAACGGCTGTCCAACGCGGTCAATATCGGGTTTGCCGGGGAATTTGGTGCGGGCAAGTCGAGCCTCGCAAACATGCTGGCCGGTGCAGATATTCTGCCCACCGGTCCGCAACATCTGAAACTGCCGCTGGTGATTGTAGCTTACGCCGAAACGCCTGAAACAACTGTAGGCTGGTGGAACAAAGAGCCGAAGACATATTCCGGTATCGCCCTTGAAAAAGCGGCGGCGGACGAGCCTGATTTCATCTCGGTGGGGATCAATACGCCTGCGCTTAAGGAAATTTCCCTGTTTGATCTTCCTGGTTCGGGTGCTTTGGATGACACCTATAAGAATACGCTGGATCTGCTGAAATTTGTCGACTGCGCCATCTGGTGCACAAACGGTACAAACGCGTGGCGAGAGACCGAGCGCCACTTGTGGTCGAAAGTGCCACCTGAACTACGCTCGAATAGCCTGCTTGCTGTGACGCACGCAGACTTGCCGCCGGTACAGGGATCACTGGACCGCGTTTTGGCTCGACTTAACAAGGAAAAGGAAGGGATGTTCCGCGAGGTCGTTCCGATTGGCACTCCGGTGGCGGTGAAGGCAATGGCCCAAGAGCCGGAACCCGACTTCGCTCTATGGGAGACGTGCGGTGGACAGAATCTTGCCGAACAAGTTCTGGACGTAGCTTCGAACCGGCGTCGCAGCGACCTGGAGGCCGCTCGGAAAGACTTGCAGGATGAATTCCTGCCGTATCTTCAAGAGCTACAGGGACCCGAACCGGAACCGGCTCTTTCGGACAATGCAACAATGCAATCCGCGTTAGGCTCCGCCCTGCCCCCCTTGAACAACCCCATTCTTGAAGACTGGCTAGCTGCGATTGCAAGCATTTACGAAGATCTGCGCGAGTCCTCGGATATTGACCCTGCCGCCTTCTTGCAAAGCTGTCAGGAGATTGTCGAAGACTTTGCGGAGCGGCTGGAGCAAGGGGGCGAAATTGACCCGGATGCGGATTGGATTCCTGCTGAGTTTGAAAAGGCGACCGACTTGCTTTTGTTGTTGCAGTTCGAAAGCGGCGATGCGCCATTAAAGGATGCAATCAGCATACTTGCACAGTTGGGAGACAACCTGGCATGGGCCGGTAGCACGGTTGCCGCAGCGCAGTCCAAAACCGGAACCTGA